The Methanococcoides sp. LMO-2 genome segment TTCTGATAATATTTATGCAGTATACATGGCAGGCTCACCTGACTATATCGGGACCGGAAGGACGAACCTGAGCGCTCCGAAGCTCGATGAGATAGCAGAGCAGACCGAGTACGCACATTCAAAAGGCGTGAAAATGGAGATCGTGCTGAACAGCTCCTGTATGGGAGGACAGCAACTCACTCCGGAAGGTTATCGCGCCATTGACTGGTATTTCGACAAGCTGAATACCATCGGGATCGATTCCATAACCGTTGCCGACCCATACATTGTAGAGATGCTGGCAAAGGATTATGATATGGATGTTGTGGTCTCAGTACTTTCATTCGTTGACACACCGCAAAAGGCAGAGTTCTATGAACAGCTGGGAGCTACCACAATTGTTGTGGACCCTGCGGTGAACAGGCATTTCGACAAGCTGGAAGCAATCCGGGATACAGTCTCCTGCAAGCTCAAGCTGCTTGTCAATGAAGCATGCCTCTACCAGTGCCCATTCAGGTACGCCCACTTCAATTTCTTTTCACATGCCAACGGCCCGGGGCCTAAGCCAAATGTCCTTGACGATTATTACTACTACAAGTGCCTTTCCCTGAGGATAAAGGATCCGCAGCAGATAATAAAATCACCATGGATCAGGCCTGAGGACCTGAAAGAGTACAAGCACATTACCGATACTTTCAAGATCGGCGGGCGCACCCATTTCGTTAACTGGATCCTCAACAACGTTGAAGCATACGCTAATGAGAGATATGATGGAAACCTCATGGACCTGCTGGACAGCATAAAGGACCTGAAGGATACATTCTATATACCGAACAGTGAGCTGGACGGTGCCATTGAGCAATGGAAGAAATGCGATAAAGTGTGCCACAAATGCGGATACTGCAAACGCCTTGCTGAAAAGGTCATATACAGATATTCCGGAAGCGGTGACGAGATCCGGAAGATACCACTGGGACCAGTAGGAGATAGAAAATGAGCATGACACAAGAACTGCTGAAAGCGCGCACGTCCCTGGAGAACAACCTGAGGGAACTCTTAGGGATACCTGTATTCCTGATAGAAATGGATGCCTTTGCACTCCCATGCGGATGCGGTGGTGTCACGATCAACACCAGAGGACTGCAGCTGGATGACCTGGAGATATTCGAAGAGCATATACTCAAGCATCTGACTGACACAGTCACATCACTTGAAATAGAACCATCTTTTCTTTTTGCACGCCTTATTCCCGGCACTGCAGAGGTCGCTTCGATCAATGCAAGAATGCTGTGCAGCAGCTGCTATATGGACTTTGGACGGGGAAGCGGGAAGCAGCCAAGGCCTGATATTTACATTATGAGATTTGACAGAAGGGAATGAAAGTCCCTACTGTCAGCAGATTTTTTTCAGAAAAGTTCCGAAAGGTTTATGAAGGATTTCATATAATCCACACCATCTTACGTTAGTCTATGCCATATTCAACGACATATGGCTGAATTATCGAAGGAAGTGCATTACTATCGCACTTATCGACTTAGAACTATAAGGAGGATAAATAAATGGAACCACTCATGGGCATGGGTGTTTTAGCACTTATGGGTGCTGCCGCAACTATTGCTGGCACAACTGAGGATCTTGAATCAGATGTAGGATCCCAGAGTAATCCAAACTCACAAGTGCAACTTGCACCCCAGATGATGTATCCACACAGGATCTATAACAAAGCAATTTCCGGTGAACCACCATCGAATGCATTGATCTGTGCAATTGGCGGAACCGTGGCATCTGTATTGATGACCGCTGGTCTGTCAGTGGTCTTTGCTCTCGCTGTTGGTGCACTCATTGCAACCGCAGTACATGGAACATATGCTATTACGTCATACATGGGACGTACTGCAAGTCAGAAACGTTTCAGACAACCAATCTATCTTGATATTCTCAGATCACACACGCCCGTGATCATGGGATATGCATACATTACGACATTCTGTATCCTTGTTGTATCATACATTATGGTAGCTGTTCTCGGACATCCTTTCCCACTTGCACTCATTGCATTCATTTGGGGAATCACTGTCGGAGCTATCGGTTCATCAACAGGTGATGTTCACTATGGTGCAGAACGTGAATTCCAGAGCGTCGAGTTCGGATCCGGTCTTAATGCTGCAAACTCCGGTAACATTGTAAGGAAAGGAGAAGCAGGACTTAGAAACGGTATGGACAACTCATGGTTCTGTGCAAAGTTCGGCGGCCCTGTAACAGGTCTCGCATTCGGTATGACCGTTTTCTTAAGCGGTTGGATCACAGCAGTTTTTGACCCTGCAATCGGTGCAGGCTGGGGCTGGCTTTCAGTTGTTGCAGGAGCTATTCTTGTATTACTTATGATCATCTGGAACAGAAGGATCGAAGTCGCAGCACGTGAGGCATACGGACCTTACAAGGAAGACGAGGAGGTAGCTGCATGATTGATATAGCAGGAATTCTCGCAGAAAATATAATCTATATTGTTATGATCACTCTCGGCGGCATGCTGATTTCATGGAGTGTTCACTTCGTACCTGTAGGTGGAGCACCTGCAGCTATGGCACAGGCAACTGGTATTGGTACCGGTACTGTCCAGCTGGCAGCAGGAGCAGGTCTTACCGGACTTGTCACCGCAGGAGCAGTTATGAACGTAAGCGACAGTGTTGCACTTGTAGTCGCATCAGGCGCAGTCGGTGCAATGATCATGATCGCAGTAACAATGATCATCGGTACATGGGTATACGTGTATGGTGTTGGTGTACCACCAGCATCCGCAAAGGTAGACTATGACCCGATCACAAAGGACAGGCAGGACCTCTATGTATCCCAGGGTACAGAGGGACACGGACTTCCAACCGTTTCATACGTAAGTGGTGTCATCGGTGGAGCTCTCGGAGGTATTGGTGGAGCTATCATATACTACTCACTCATGAGCACAAGCACAACACTCGCTCACAGTGATCTTATCTCACTCGCAAGTATCTTCGCAGTAGGTATCTTCTTCGTGAATGCGGTAATTCCTTCATACAACATTGGAGGAACCATCGAAGGTTTCCACGACCCTAAGTTCAAGAAATGGCCAAAGGCAGTACTCGCATCCTTTGTAGCAACATTGATGTGCGCATTTGTCGGTGTAATGGCAATAGGAGGTCTCTAAAATGTCAGCAGGAGGAGCTGGTGGAGAAGCCACAGGCGGAATTCCACAGAACAACTTGATCGCTGTCGGAGCAGCCGGCGGACTTATCGCTGCATACGCAGGACACTTCCTTACACAGGGAATCGGACCAGCATTCGCATTCATTGGTGCTCTTGGAGCTATCTGTGCGATCGTCTGGGGAGCAGCAGCAGTAAGACGTGTAGCAAGCTACGGTCTTGGTACCGGTGTACCATCCATTGGTATGATGGCACTTGGTATGGGAGTCGTCGCATCACTTTTCGGACTTGCCGTTGGTGGCATTGCCGGACCTATCGTCGCATTCATTGCAGCAGCTATTATCGGACTCGTCATTGGTGTACTCGCTAACAAGGTCCTTGGAATGGGCATTCCTATCATGGAACAGTCCATGACAGAGATCGCAGGTGCAGGCGCACTTACCATCATCGGACTCAGTGTCGCAATGACAGGAACATTCCTGTTCGACGCTGTACTGGAAACCGTTGTAGCAACAGGATACATCGCTGTGATCTTCATCGCAGGCGGTATGGCTATCCTTCACCCATTCAATGCAAACCTCGGTCCTGACGAACAGCAGGACAGGACACTCACAACAGCTGTTGAGAAGGGTGCTATCGCAATGATCATTGCAGGTATCGTTGCAACAGTAGCAACCGGTGCATCAGCAATTCCAAGCATTGTGATTGGAATCGTGATCTGGTATGTTGCATTCAGGAAATATGTTGAGCTCGTTAACAGGGACGCATACAAGGTAATTGGAACAGGTCTCCTGCCAACCGAGGAGGAATTAGAATGAGCATGGTACACATTGCACCAGAAGCACATCTTGTACTGGACCCACTGACATCAGTCTTGGCAGAAGAGCGTGAAGATATCATCTGCTACTCAATGGACCCAATCATGGAACAGGTCGATGAGCTTGACAAGATCGCTGACGATCTTATCAATTCACTCGCACCTGACAGGAAGCTGTTGAACTCATACCCCGGAAGAGAGAACACATCACTCAAAGCAGGTTTCTACGGAAACACCTTCTACGGAGTTGTTGTCGGTCTTGTATTCTCAGGTATGGTCGCACTCGCCCTGTACATACTAAGTCTGATCGGAGGACTCTAAAATGGCAGAT includes the following:
- a CDS encoding DUF5402 family protein, producing the protein MSMTQELLKARTSLENNLRELLGIPVFLIEMDAFALPCGCGGVTINTRGLQLDDLEIFEEHILKHLTDTVTSLEIEPSFLFARLIPGTAEVASINARMLCSSCYMDFGRGSGKQPRPDIYIMRFDRRE
- a CDS encoding tetrahydromethanopterin S-methyltransferase subunit B, giving the protein MSMVHIAPEAHLVLDPLTSVLAEEREDIICYSMDPIMEQVDELDKIADDLINSLAPDRKLLNSYPGRENTSLKAGFYGNTFYGVVVGLVFSGMVALALYILSLIGGL
- the mtrC gene encoding tetrahydromethanopterin S-methyltransferase subunit MtrC, with translation MSAGGAGGEATGGIPQNNLIAVGAAGGLIAAYAGHFLTQGIGPAFAFIGALGAICAIVWGAAAVRRVASYGLGTGVPSIGMMALGMGVVASLFGLAVGGIAGPIVAFIAAAIIGLVIGVLANKVLGMGIPIMEQSMTEIAGAGALTIIGLSVAMTGTFLFDAVLETVVATGYIAVIFIAGGMAILHPFNANLGPDEQQDRTLTTAVEKGAIAMIIAGIVATVATGASAIPSIVIGIVIWYVAFRKYVELVNRDAYKVIGTGLLPTEEELE
- the mtrD gene encoding tetrahydromethanopterin S-methyltransferase subunit D encodes the protein MIDIAGILAENIIYIVMITLGGMLISWSVHFVPVGGAPAAMAQATGIGTGTVQLAAGAGLTGLVTAGAVMNVSDSVALVVASGAVGAMIMIAVTMIIGTWVYVYGVGVPPASAKVDYDPITKDRQDLYVSQGTEGHGLPTVSYVSGVIGGALGGIGGAIIYYSLMSTSTTLAHSDLISLASIFAVGIFFVNAVIPSYNIGGTIEGFHDPKFKKWPKAVLASFVATLMCAFVGVMAIGGL
- a CDS encoding peptidase U32 family protein; its protein translation is MKLYVPHVGHFEGLEELLNCSDNIYAVYMAGSPDYIGTGRTNLSAPKLDEIAEQTEYAHSKGVKMEIVLNSSCMGGQQLTPEGYRAIDWYFDKLNTIGIDSITVADPYIVEMLAKDYDMDVVVSVLSFVDTPQKAEFYEQLGATTIVVDPAVNRHFDKLEAIRDTVSCKLKLLVNEACLYQCPFRYAHFNFFSHANGPGPKPNVLDDYYYYKCLSLRIKDPQQIIKSPWIRPEDLKEYKHITDTFKIGGRTHFVNWILNNVEAYANERYDGNLMDLLDSIKDLKDTFYIPNSELDGAIEQWKKCDKVCHKCGYCKRLAEKVIYRYSGSGDEIRKIPLGPVGDRK
- the mtrE gene encoding tetrahydromethanopterin S-methyltransferase subunit E, which gives rise to MEPLMGMGVLALMGAAATIAGTTEDLESDVGSQSNPNSQVQLAPQMMYPHRIYNKAISGEPPSNALICAIGGTVASVLMTAGLSVVFALAVGALIATAVHGTYAITSYMGRTASQKRFRQPIYLDILRSHTPVIMGYAYITTFCILVVSYIMVAVLGHPFPLALIAFIWGITVGAIGSSTGDVHYGAEREFQSVEFGSGLNAANSGNIVRKGEAGLRNGMDNSWFCAKFGGPVTGLAFGMTVFLSGWITAVFDPAIGAGWGWLSVVAGAILVLLMIIWNRRIEVAAREAYGPYKEDEEVAA